One segment of Nocardioides sp. QY071 DNA contains the following:
- the xerD gene encoding site-specific tyrosine recombinase XerD — protein sequence MSGPSAVDRAVRTYLDHLAVEKGLAANTLTSYQRDLRRYRTHLAAAGIDSLDAVTEQTVTEFLVWLREGDDAHPPLSASSAARTVVAVRGFHRFAVADGLAQADPAAGVKPPTPAKRLPKALPLADVEAILEAAGAADTPLALRDRALLEILYGTGARISEAVGLDVDDVSHLAEPDLDAADATLLLRGKGGKERMVPVGSYARAALSAYLVRGRPALTAQATPALFLNARGGRLSRQSAWAVLVKAAERAGVTRDVSPHTLRHSFATHLLDGGADVRVVQELLGHASVTTTQVYTLVTVDNLREVFATAHPRARHG from the coding sequence GTGAGTGGACCAAGTGCGGTGGACCGGGCGGTCCGCACGTACCTGGACCACCTCGCGGTCGAGAAGGGACTGGCGGCGAACACGCTGACGTCCTACCAGCGCGACCTGCGCCGCTACCGGACGCACCTCGCCGCCGCGGGCATCGACTCGCTCGACGCGGTCACCGAGCAGACGGTGACCGAGTTCCTGGTGTGGCTACGCGAGGGCGACGACGCCCACCCGCCGCTGAGCGCGTCCAGCGCGGCCCGCACGGTCGTCGCGGTGCGCGGCTTCCACAGGTTCGCCGTCGCCGACGGGCTGGCCCAGGCCGACCCGGCGGCGGGAGTCAAGCCGCCCACACCGGCGAAACGGCTCCCCAAGGCACTGCCGCTGGCCGACGTCGAGGCCATCCTCGAGGCGGCCGGTGCGGCCGACACCCCGCTGGCGCTGCGCGACCGTGCGCTGCTGGAGATCCTCTACGGCACGGGCGCGCGGATCTCCGAGGCCGTCGGACTCGACGTCGACGACGTCAGCCACCTGGCCGAGCCCGACCTGGACGCCGCCGACGCGACCCTGCTGCTGCGCGGCAAGGGCGGCAAGGAGCGGATGGTCCCGGTCGGGTCGTACGCGCGCGCCGCGCTGTCGGCGTACCTCGTGCGGGGGCGGCCTGCCCTCACCGCCCAGGCGACGCCTGCGCTCTTCCTCAACGCCCGCGGCGGCCGGCTCTCGCGCCAGTCGGCGTGGGCGGTGCTGGTGAAGGCCGCCGAGCGGGCCGGGGTGACCCGCGACGTCTCACCCCACACGCTGCGGCACTCGTTCGCGACCCACCTCCTCGATGGTGGCGCCGACGTGCGCGTGGTCCAGGAGCTGCTCGGGCACGCGTCGGTCACCACGACGCAGGTCTACACGCTCGTCACCGTCGACAACCTGCGCGAGGTCTTCGCCACCGCGCACCCGAGGGCGCGCCATGGCTGA
- a CDS encoding CTP synthase, producing MAPGSGQNRQAKHVFVTGGVASSLGKGLTASSLGRLLRSRGLRVTMQKLDPYLNVDPGTMNPFQHGEVFVTNDGAETDLDIGHYERFLDTDLNQIANVTTGQVYSSVIAKERRGDYLGDTVQVIPHITNEIKDRILAMGYGDEQVDVVITEIGGTVGDIESLPFLEAARQVRHDIGRDNVFFLHVSLVPFIGPSGELKTKPTQHSVAALRQVGIQPDAVVCRADRELPESIKKKISLMCDVDQDAVVTAADAPSIYDIPKVLHRQGLDAYVVRRLNLPFRDVDWTVWDDLLRRVHHPKEDVTVALVGKYIDLHDAYLSVSEALRAGGFAHEAKVEIRWVASDDCETPAGAAKHLSDVDAICVPGGFGIRGLEGKLGALTYARHNKIPTLGLCLGLQSMVIEYARTELGLAKAGSTEFDPDTPEPVIATMEEQKSIVEGAGDLGGTMRLGLYPAHLKGGTLAREVYGAELIEERHRHRYEVNNAYRAQLEEAGLVFSGLNTDLDLVEFVELPRDVHPYYIGTQAHPELRSRPTRPHPLFAGLVGAAIKRQRETRLEIDDTNLHAEPTDDE from the coding sequence ATGGCGCCCGGTAGCGGACAGAATCGGCAGGCAAAGCACGTCTTCGTCACCGGAGGCGTCGCCTCCTCGCTGGGCAAGGGACTCACCGCCAGCAGTCTCGGTCGGCTGCTGCGCTCACGTGGGCTGCGGGTCACGATGCAGAAGCTCGATCCCTACCTCAACGTCGACCCCGGGACGATGAACCCGTTCCAGCACGGCGAGGTCTTCGTCACCAACGACGGCGCGGAGACCGACCTCGACATCGGCCACTACGAGCGCTTCCTCGACACCGACCTCAACCAGATCGCCAACGTCACCACGGGGCAGGTCTACTCGTCGGTGATCGCCAAGGAGCGCCGCGGCGACTACCTCGGCGACACGGTCCAGGTGATCCCGCACATCACCAACGAGATCAAGGACCGCATCCTCGCCATGGGGTACGGCGACGAACAGGTTGACGTGGTGATCACGGAGATCGGCGGCACCGTCGGCGACATCGAGTCGCTGCCCTTCCTCGAGGCCGCGCGCCAGGTCCGCCACGACATCGGCCGCGACAACGTGTTCTTCCTGCACGTCTCGCTGGTGCCGTTCATCGGACCCTCGGGCGAGCTGAAGACCAAGCCGACCCAGCACTCCGTCGCCGCGCTGCGCCAGGTCGGCATCCAGCCCGACGCGGTGGTCTGCCGCGCGGACCGCGAGCTGCCGGAGAGCATCAAGAAGAAGATCTCGCTGATGTGCGACGTCGACCAGGACGCGGTCGTCACCGCGGCCGACGCGCCGTCGATCTACGACATCCCCAAGGTGCTGCACCGCCAGGGCCTCGACGCGTACGTCGTGCGCCGGCTCAACCTGCCCTTCCGTGACGTCGACTGGACGGTCTGGGACGACCTGCTGCGCCGGGTGCACCACCCGAAGGAGGACGTCACCGTCGCGCTGGTCGGCAAGTACATCGACCTGCACGACGCCTACCTGTCGGTGAGCGAGGCGCTGCGCGCCGGCGGCTTCGCCCACGAGGCCAAGGTGGAGATCCGCTGGGTCGCCTCCGACGACTGCGAGACGCCGGCGGGTGCGGCCAAGCACCTCTCCGACGTCGACGCGATCTGCGTGCCCGGCGGCTTCGGCATCCGCGGCCTCGAGGGCAAGCTCGGCGCGCTCACCTACGCCCGCCACAACAAGATCCCGACCCTCGGCCTGTGCCTGGGCCTGCAGTCGATGGTCATCGAGTACGCCCGCACCGAGCTCGGCCTGGCCAAGGCCGGCTCGACGGAGTTCGACCCGGACACCCCCGAGCCCGTGATCGCCACGATGGAGGAGCAGAAGTCCATCGTCGAGGGTGCCGGCGACCTGGGCGGCACCATGCGACTGGGCCTCTACCCGGCGCACCTCAAGGGCGGGACGCTGGCCCGCGAGGTCTACGGGGCCGAGCTGATCGAGGAGCGGCACCGCCACCGCTACGAGGTCAACAACGCCTACCGCGCCCAGCTCGAGGAGGCCGGCCTGGTCTTCTCCGGGCTCAACACCGACCTCGACCTGGTCGAGTTCGTCGAGCTGCCGCGCGACGTGCACCCCTACTACATCGGCACCCAGGCCCACCCCGAGCTGCGCTCACGGCCGACCCGCCCGCACCCGCTGTTCGCGGGCCTGGTCGGCGCGGCGATCAAGCGGCAGCGCGAGACGCGCCTCGAGATCGACGACACGAACCTGCACGCCGAGCCGACTGACGACGAGTGA
- a CDS encoding Lrp/AsnC family transcriptional regulator, whose protein sequence is MVELDPIDAAIVRELQDDARLANNVLAARVGIAPSTCHGRVRALFERGVIRGAHAEVDQASIGRPLQAMISVRLRPHARGELSAFAQAMATLPEVLNVYFLAGADDFLIHVATAGSEELREFVLNHLSGTRDVAMTETSLIFEHLRGRPAEQGSARRAPQG, encoded by the coding sequence GTGGTTGAGCTGGACCCGATCGACGCGGCGATCGTCCGCGAGCTCCAGGACGATGCTCGGCTGGCCAACAACGTGCTGGCCGCACGGGTCGGCATCGCACCCTCCACCTGCCACGGCCGGGTCCGGGCGCTCTTCGAGCGGGGCGTGATCCGCGGCGCGCACGCGGAGGTCGACCAGGCCAGCATCGGCCGGCCGCTCCAGGCGATGATCTCGGTGCGGCTGCGCCCGCACGCGCGGGGCGAGCTGAGCGCCTTCGCCCAGGCCATGGCGACCCTGCCCGAGGTGCTCAACGTCTACTTCCTCGCCGGCGCGGACGACTTCCTGATCCACGTCGCGACCGCCGGCTCGGAGGAGCTGCGGGAGTTCGTCCTGAACCACCTCAGCGGCACCCGTGACGTCGCGATGACCGAGACCAGCCTGATCTTCGAGCACCTGCGGGGGCGTCCGGCCGAACAGGGTTCGGCGCGACGCGCGCCACAGGGCTGA
- a CDS encoding ParA family protein: MPVLPDPKPVTAHGHARVISMCNQKGGVGKTTTTINLGAALAEYGRKVLLVDFDPQGSLSVGLGLNPHEMESTVYNLLMDPEATLDEVVVPSGVPGMDLLPSNIDLSAAEVQLVHEVAREQTLQRVLAPAIEEYDVILIDCQPSLGLLTVNALTASDGVIVPLECEYFALRGVALLKATIDKVKQRLNPGLEVDGVLGTMFDGRTLHGREVLERLVQAWGDKVFHTVIRRTVKFSDSTVAGEPITSYASGSSGAEAYRQLAKEVALRCLDV, translated from the coding sequence ATGCCGGTGCTCCCGGACCCCAAGCCGGTCACCGCCCACGGTCACGCCCGGGTCATCTCGATGTGCAACCAGAAGGGTGGGGTCGGAAAGACCACGACCACCATCAACCTGGGCGCCGCACTGGCCGAGTACGGCCGCAAGGTGCTGCTGGTCGACTTCGACCCGCAGGGCTCGCTCTCGGTCGGCCTCGGCCTCAACCCGCACGAGATGGAGAGCACGGTCTACAACCTGCTCATGGACCCCGAGGCCACGCTCGACGAGGTCGTCGTGCCCTCCGGTGTGCCCGGCATGGACCTGCTGCCCTCCAACATCGACCTGTCGGCCGCCGAGGTGCAGCTGGTCCACGAGGTCGCCCGCGAGCAGACGCTGCAGCGCGTCCTCGCCCCGGCGATCGAGGAGTACGACGTCATCCTCATCGACTGCCAGCCCTCGCTCGGCCTGCTGACGGTCAACGCGCTCACCGCCTCCGACGGCGTGATCGTGCCGCTGGAGTGCGAGTACTTCGCGCTGCGCGGCGTGGCGCTGCTCAAGGCCACCATCGACAAGGTCAAGCAGCGGCTCAACCCCGGCCTCGAGGTCGACGGCGTCCTCGGCACCATGTTCGACGGCCGCACCCTGCACGGCCGCGAGGTGCTCGAGCGCCTGGTCCAGGCCTGGGGCGACAAGGTCTTCCACACCGTCATCCGCCGCACCGTGAAGTTCTCCGACTCCACCGTCGCGGGCGAGCCGATCACGTCGTACGCCTCCGGCTCGAGCGGGGCGGAGGCGTACCGCCAGCTCGCGAAGGAGGTGGCGCTGAGGTGTCTCGACGTGTGA
- a CDS encoding DUF6766 family protein, with protein MTLNALGLAFGVLFLATLGAQAVAGWQSFNDQQVAAQVGTIGLGDYVTSTDYAVAVAENWQSEFLQFLLYLLATVWLLQQGSPESKQLDKAGLESDEDQMVGEYARPDSPAWARASGWRRHAYGTSLALAMGTIFVCSWLVQSVAGRAAYDEQRFQDLRDPVSWPAYVGSADFWERTLQNWQSEFLAVGAMAVFSIYLRQRGSSQSKPTGAPHAATGIDG; from the coding sequence GTGACCCTCAACGCACTGGGCCTCGCGTTCGGCGTCCTGTTCCTCGCCACCCTCGGTGCCCAGGCAGTCGCGGGCTGGCAGTCGTTCAACGACCAGCAGGTCGCTGCCCAGGTCGGCACCATCGGCCTCGGCGACTACGTCACCTCCACCGACTACGCCGTCGCCGTGGCCGAGAACTGGCAGAGCGAGTTCCTCCAGTTCCTGCTCTACCTGCTCGCCACGGTCTGGCTGCTGCAGCAGGGCTCGCCGGAGTCCAAGCAGCTCGACAAGGCCGGCCTGGAGAGCGACGAGGACCAGATGGTCGGTGAGTACGCCCGTCCGGACTCACCGGCCTGGGCGAGGGCGAGCGGCTGGCGCCGTCACGCGTACGGCACCTCGCTGGCCCTGGCGATGGGCACGATCTTCGTCTGCTCGTGGCTCGTCCAGTCGGTCGCCGGTCGGGCGGCGTACGACGAGCAGCGGTTCCAGGACCTGCGCGACCCGGTCAGCTGGCCGGCGTACGTCGGCTCCGCGGACTTCTGGGAGCGCACCCTGCAGAACTGGCAGTCGGAGTTCCTCGCCGTCGGCGCCATGGCTGTGTTCTCGATCTACCTGCGCCAGCGCGGGTCCTCGCAGAGCAAGCCGACCGGGGCCCCGCACGCGGCCACCGGCATCGACGGCTGA
- a CDS encoding NUDIX hydrolase, translating to MSDLRDVPESWPVEDSVDLHRDGWVVAFRSDRIRRPGAEDEEPFRRLVLEHPGAAVVLAIDDEDRVLCLKQYRHPAQSRLVELPAGVIDHPGEDPEDVARRELREEAALAAERWTHLLSTLSSPGYSAERIHYYLAEGLAPADRGDFELRHEEADLEVLWVPFADLVDAILAGDVTDGPVVQAVLAVQVRRDREAARG from the coding sequence GTGAGCGACCTGCGCGACGTCCCCGAGTCCTGGCCGGTCGAGGACAGTGTCGACCTGCACCGAGACGGGTGGGTCGTCGCGTTCCGCTCCGACCGGATCCGCCGTCCGGGGGCCGAGGACGAGGAGCCCTTCCGGCGGCTCGTGCTCGAGCACCCGGGGGCGGCCGTCGTCCTGGCGATCGACGACGAGGACCGGGTGCTGTGCCTCAAGCAGTACCGGCACCCGGCGCAGTCCCGGCTGGTCGAGCTGCCGGCGGGCGTGATCGACCACCCGGGCGAGGACCCCGAGGACGTCGCCCGGCGCGAGCTGCGCGAGGAGGCGGCGCTGGCCGCGGAGCGGTGGACCCACCTGCTCTCCACGCTCAGCTCGCCCGGCTACTCCGCCGAGCGGATCCACTACTACCTGGCCGAGGGTCTCGCACCGGCCGACCGCGGCGACTTCGAGCTGCGCCACGAGGAGGCCGACCTGGAGGTGCTCTGGGTGCCCTTCGCCGACCTGGTCGACGCGATCCTCGCCGGCGACGTGACCGACGGACCGGTCGTGCAGGCGGTGCTCGCCGTCCAGGTCCGTCGCGACCGGGAGGCCGCGCGTGGTTGA
- the ald gene encoding alanine dehydrogenase, giving the protein MRVGVPKEVKNNEYRVAITPIGVHELVAHGHEVVVQAGAGVGSQIADEDYVASGATILPDADAVWGSADMILKVKEPISEEYARMREGQVLFTYLHLAADKALTEELIARKVTAIAYETVQLPSGALPLLYPMSEVAGCLAPQVGAYSLMKAQGGRGVLMGGVGGVANAKVVIIGAGVSGQNAANIALGMGADVTLLDTDLDKLRMSFWRYNNRVHGLASSKLAIEQQVMEADMVIGAVLIPGAAAPKLVSNDLVSRMKPGSVLVDIAVDQGGCFEDTHPTTHADPTYQVHDSTFYCVANMPGAVPNTSTYALTNATLPYAVALADKGWADACRADASLALGLNTHAGLLTNTPVGEATGIAAVPVAEALA; this is encoded by the coding sequence ATGCGCGTCGGCGTGCCCAAGGAAGTCAAGAACAACGAGTACCGGGTGGCCATCACGCCGATCGGCGTGCACGAGCTGGTCGCGCACGGTCACGAGGTCGTCGTGCAGGCCGGTGCGGGCGTCGGCTCGCAGATCGCCGACGAGGACTACGTCGCCTCAGGCGCCACGATCCTGCCCGACGCGGACGCGGTGTGGGGCAGCGCCGACATGATCCTCAAGGTCAAGGAGCCGATCTCCGAGGAGTACGCCCGGATGCGCGAGGGCCAGGTGCTGTTCACCTATCTCCACCTGGCAGCCGACAAGGCGCTCACCGAGGAGCTGATCGCCCGCAAGGTCACCGCGATCGCCTACGAGACGGTCCAGCTGCCCTCGGGTGCGCTGCCGCTTCTGTACCCGATGTCGGAGGTCGCCGGCTGCCTGGCGCCCCAGGTCGGCGCGTACTCCCTCATGAAGGCCCAGGGCGGCCGTGGCGTGCTGATGGGTGGCGTCGGCGGCGTCGCCAACGCCAAGGTCGTCATCATCGGCGCCGGCGTCTCGGGCCAGAACGCGGCCAACATCGCCCTCGGCATGGGTGCCGACGTGACCCTGCTCGACACCGATCTCGACAAGCTGCGGATGTCGTTCTGGCGCTACAACAACCGGGTCCATGGCCTGGCCTCCTCGAAGCTGGCGATCGAGCAGCAGGTGATGGAGGCCGACATGGTGATCGGCGCCGTGCTGATCCCCGGCGCCGCGGCGCCCAAGCTGGTCTCCAACGACCTGGTCTCGCGGATGAAGCCGGGCTCGGTGCTCGTCGACATCGCGGTCGACCAGGGCGGCTGCTTCGAGGACACCCACCCCACCACGCACGCCGATCCGACCTACCAGGTGCACGACTCGACCTTCTACTGCGTGGCCAACATGCCCGGCGCGGTGCCGAACACCTCGACGTACGCGCTGACCAACGCGACCCTGCCGTACGCCGTGGCGCTGGCCGACAAGGGCTGGGCCGACGCGTGCCGTGCCGACGCCAGCCTGGCGCTGGGCCTCAACACCCACGCCGGCCTGCTGACCAACACACCCGTCGGTGAGGCGACCGGCATCGCCGCCGTGCCGGTCGCGGAGGCGCTCGCCTGA
- a CDS encoding DEAD/DEAH box helicase, translating into MAETSDGAYDRILEYAEGRGLELYPHQEDAILALLSGDNVVLATPTGSGKSLVAMAAAMGALADDRVTFYTAPIKALVSEKFFDLVEIFGAADVGMLTGDVAVNADAPIIACTAEVLANIALREGDRADVGMVVMDEFHFYGEPGRGWAWQVPLIELPQAQFLLMSATLGDTTELAGDLTRRNGRDTTIVDQAERPVPLDFSWSLEPMGEKLEELVTTGQGPVYVVHFTQAAAVEHAVSLLSGPGRLDTVLPRERKEQIAERIAGVRFAAGFGKTLNKLLRQGIGVHHAGMLPRYRRLVEQLAQAGLLTVICGTDTLGVGINVPIRTVLFTGLAKFDGSRQRVLRTREFLQIAGRAGRAGYDTAGYVVVQAPEHVIENEKAKAKSEAKNAALSPEKRAKKKSKPQLKKPPEGTVVWSEQTFAKLVEGKPEPLKSQMKVDNAMLVNVASREKDAFPVMRRLLTDNHEDRRSQLRLAKRAVRLARSLVASEVLTRLDQVDGFGRRYVLTEALPADFALNQPLSHFALAVLDVLDPDSDTFTLDVVSVVEATLEAPRPLLMAQRHAARGEAIAALKADGVEYDERMALVEDITWPEPLGELLEPLFETYRERHPWLVPDALAPKSVVRQMWEQGMGFTDLVSRYQVARSEGLVLRYLTDAYRALRQTVPASYRTEELELLTEWLGETVRQVDSSLLDEWEALNDPDHATRQVSHHEPPPPPRPLSQQGRVFEVMVRNALWRRVELVARDDLDGLAALEPEGSEMTSDRWDSALDGYYDEHERLLTDADARGPALLVVDKSAPGEWRVVQTLHDPEGHHDWVIEAVVDLAASDEAGEAVVRTEAMRALGG; encoded by the coding sequence ATGGCTGAGACATCCGACGGCGCGTACGACCGGATCCTCGAGTACGCCGAGGGGCGCGGGCTGGAGCTGTACCCGCACCAGGAGGACGCGATCTTGGCGTTGCTGTCCGGCGACAACGTCGTGCTCGCGACGCCGACCGGGTCGGGCAAGTCGCTCGTCGCGATGGCGGCCGCGATGGGAGCGCTGGCCGACGATCGGGTGACCTTCTACACCGCGCCGATCAAGGCCCTGGTCAGCGAGAAGTTCTTCGACCTCGTCGAGATCTTCGGTGCCGCCGACGTCGGCATGCTCACCGGCGATGTCGCGGTCAACGCCGACGCTCCGATCATCGCGTGCACCGCCGAGGTGCTCGCCAACATCGCGCTGCGTGAGGGCGACCGGGCCGACGTCGGCATGGTCGTGATGGACGAGTTCCACTTCTACGGCGAGCCCGGCCGCGGCTGGGCGTGGCAGGTACCGCTGATCGAGCTGCCGCAGGCGCAGTTCCTGCTGATGTCGGCCACCTTGGGCGACACGACCGAGCTCGCGGGCGACCTGACCCGGCGCAACGGGCGCGACACGACGATCGTCGACCAGGCCGAACGCCCCGTCCCGCTGGACTTCTCGTGGTCGCTCGAGCCGATGGGGGAGAAGCTGGAGGAGCTGGTCACCACCGGCCAGGGCCCGGTCTACGTCGTCCACTTCACCCAGGCCGCGGCCGTCGAGCACGCCGTCTCCCTGCTCAGCGGACCCGGGCGCCTGGACACCGTGCTGCCTCGGGAGCGCAAGGAGCAGATCGCCGAGCGGATCGCCGGCGTCCGCTTCGCCGCCGGCTTCGGCAAGACGCTCAACAAGCTGCTGCGGCAGGGGATCGGCGTCCACCACGCAGGCATGCTGCCGCGCTACCGCCGCCTGGTCGAGCAGCTCGCCCAGGCCGGGCTGCTGACGGTCATCTGCGGCACCGACACCCTCGGTGTCGGCATCAACGTCCCGATCCGCACGGTGCTGTTCACCGGTCTGGCCAAGTTCGACGGGTCGCGGCAGCGGGTGCTGCGCACGCGCGAGTTCCTCCAGATCGCCGGCCGGGCGGGGCGAGCGGGCTACGACACGGCCGGCTACGTCGTCGTCCAGGCCCCCGAGCACGTCATCGAGAACGAGAAGGCCAAGGCGAAGTCCGAGGCCAAGAACGCGGCACTGAGCCCTGAGAAGAGGGCGAAGAAGAAGTCGAAGCCCCAGCTGAAGAAGCCCCCCGAGGGCACGGTCGTGTGGAGCGAGCAGACCTTCGCGAAGCTGGTCGAGGGCAAGCCGGAGCCGCTGAAGTCGCAGATGAAGGTCGACAACGCGATGCTCGTCAACGTGGCCTCCCGCGAGAAGGACGCGTTCCCGGTCATGCGGCGGCTGCTGACCGACAACCACGAGGACCGGCGCAGCCAGCTGCGACTGGCCAAGCGGGCGGTGCGGCTGGCCCGCAGCCTGGTCGCCTCCGAGGTGCTGACCCGGCTCGACCAGGTCGACGGGTTCGGCCGGCGCTACGTGCTGACCGAGGCGCTGCCTGCGGACTTCGCGCTCAACCAGCCGCTCTCGCACTTCGCGCTCGCGGTGCTCGACGTCCTCGACCCCGACAGCGACACGTTCACGCTCGACGTCGTCTCGGTCGTCGAGGCGACCCTCGAGGCGCCGCGGCCGCTGCTGATGGCCCAGCGCCACGCCGCCCGTGGCGAGGCGATCGCGGCGCTCAAGGCCGACGGCGTCGAGTACGACGAGCGGATGGCCCTGGTCGAGGACATCACCTGGCCCGAGCCGCTGGGCGAGCTGCTCGAGCCGCTCTTCGAGACCTACCGCGAGCGGCACCCGTGGCTGGTGCCGGACGCGCTGGCGCCGAAGTCCGTCGTCCGCCAGATGTGGGAGCAGGGGATGGGGTTCACCGACCTCGTCTCGCGCTACCAGGTGGCCCGGTCCGAGGGACTGGTGCTGCGCTACCTCACCGACGCCTACCGCGCGCTGCGGCAGACCGTACCGGCGTCCTACCGCACCGAGGAGCTCGAGCTCCTGACCGAGTGGCTGGGGGAGACGGTCCGTCAGGTCGACTCCTCGCTGCTCGACGAGTGGGAGGCGCTCAACGACCCCGACCACGCGACCCGCCAGGTCAGCCACCACGAGCCGCCGCCCCCGCCACGACCGCTCAGCCAGCAGGGCCGGGTGTTCGAGGTGATGGTGCGCAACGCGCTGTGGCGCCGGGTCGAGCTCGTCGCGCGCGACGACCTCGACGGACTGGCCGCGCTCGAGCCCGAGGGATCCGAGATGACCTCGGACCGTTGGGATTCCGCGCTCGACGGGTACTACGACGAGCATGAACGGCTCCTCACCGATGCCGATGCCCGCGGACCGGCGCTCCTCGTCGTCGACAAGAGCGCGCCGGGGGAGTGGCGCGTCGTCCAGACCCTGCACGACCCCGAGGGGCATCACGACTGGGTCATCGAAGCGGTGGTCGACCTCGCCGCCTCCGACGAGGCGGGCGAGGCCGTCGTTCGCACGGAGGCAATGCGCGCCCTGGGCGGCTAG